From one Gossypium hirsutum isolate 1008001.06 chromosome D08, Gossypium_hirsutum_v2.1, whole genome shotgun sequence genomic stretch:
- the LOC107930045 gene encoding geraniol 8-hydroxylase — protein MDLLSWLMYLVSYMILFQALLAITRKLGRRAKLPPGPPPIPIFGNLFQLGDNPHKSLAKLASVHGDIMTLKLGQITTIVFSSATMAEEIFQKHDAVSCNRTVPDAIRALRHHEVGLPWMPVSTTWRNHRKICKLHIFASHRLNANQYLRRTKVEQLLADVRHSSRVGEAVEIRQAAFKTTLSFMSNTIFSIDLSDSSQTSEEFREIVQGILEELRKPNFGDYFPIANLDLQGNRRRMTIHLRKIMDLFDNVIDERVELRRMSEYVSTNDLLDTLLQLSQENNQKLDKKSDQKFDSGCNFISFLFFLIEILSP, from the coding sequence ATGGATCTCTTGAGTTGGTTAATGTACCTTGTTTCCTACATGATCTTGTTTCAAGCCCTCCTTGCAATCACAAGAAAATTGGGAAGAAGGGCCAAGCTTCCGCCTGGTCCACCACCAATTCCCATCTTCGGGAACCTCTTTCAGCTTGGTGATAATCCCCATAAGTCTCTTGCCAAACTTGCCTCGGTTCACGGGGACATCATGACTTTGAAACTTGGGCAAATAACTACTATAGTTTTCTCGTCTGCAACCATGGCCGAAGAAATCTTCCAAAAGCATGATGCCGTATCTTGTAACCGAACCGTTCCTGATGCCATTCGTGCCCTTCGACACCACGAAGTCGGATTGCCTTGGATGCCTGTTTCAACCACATGGAGAAATCATAGGAAAATCTGCAAGTTGCACATTTTCGCTAGTCATAGACTTAACGCTAACCAATACTTGAGGCGCACCAAAGTAGAACAACTCCTCGCTGATGTTCGTCATAGTTCCCGCGTCGGAGAAGCTGTTGAGATACGCCAAGCTGCTTTTAAAACTACGCTTAGTTTTATGTCAAATACTATTTTCTCTATTGATTTATCGGACTCTTCTCAAACTTCTGAGGAGTTCAGAGAAATTGTGCAGGGTATCTTGGAAGAGTTAAGAAAACCCAACTTTGGTGATTATTTCCCTATTGCTAATCTTGACTTGCAGGGTAATAGGCGTCGAATGACAATTCATTTAAGAAAGATTATGGATCTTTTCGACAATGTGATCGATGAGCGGGTGGAGTTGAGAAGGATGAGTGAATATGTATCAACTAATGATTTATTGGATACTCTTCTCCAACTCAGTCAAGAAAACAACCAAAAGCTTGACAAAAAATCAGATCAAAAATTTGATTCTGGTTGTAACTTTATCTCCTTTCTGTTTTTTCTTATTGAAATTTTAAGTCCATAA
- the LOC107930044 gene encoding copper chaperone for superoxide dismutase, chloroplastic/cytosolic, with product MAFLRLLTPATAIAAASASALPAAFVFSSSSSSSSSSSRNSSHFPNAKSLPFLSSPPNRLGLIRNFATSPIALNMDSPSSNHNPSQENGSLPDLLTEYMVDMKCEGCVTAVKNKLQTVDGVKSVEVDLSNQVVRVLGNSPVKTMNEALEQTGRKARLIGQGVPEDFLVSAAVAEFKGPQIFGVVRLAQVSMELARIEASFSGLSPGKHGWSINEFGDLTRGAASTGKVFNPSNEGTAKQPVGDLGTLDVDKNGESFYTGVKQQLRVADLIGRSIAVYETEDRSDPGLTAAVIARSAGVGENYKKICACDGTTIWEASDKDFVTSKV from the exons ATGGCATTTTTAAGGTTGCTGACCCCTGCCACTGCCATAGCCGCTGCCTCTGCCTCTGCTCTGCCTGCCGCCtttgttttctcttcttcttcttcttcttcctcctcctcttctcGCAATTCTTCTCATTTCCCCAACGCAAAAAGCCTCCCTTTCCTCTCTTCACCACCCAATCGCTTAGGCCTTATAAGGAACTTCGCGACCTCTCCCATTGCTCTTAACATGGATTCACCCTCATCTAATCACAACCCATCTCAG GAAAATGGGTCCTTGCCTGACCTTCTT ACTGAGTATATGGTGGATATGAAGTGTGAAGGTTGTGTTACTGCGGTCAAGAATAAGCTACAAACAGTTGATG GAGTCAAGAGTGTGGAAGTTGACTTGAGCAATCAAGTGGTGAGAGTACTTGGTAATTCGCCTGTGAAAACTATGAATGAAGCATTGGAGCAGACTGGTCGAAAAGCTAGATTAATAGGTCAAGGAGTGCCAGAAG ACTTTTTAGTTTCTGCAGCTGTTGCTGAGTTCAAAGGCCCACAAATTTTTGGTGTGGTTCGATTGGCTCAAGTGAGTATGGAACTGGCTAGGATTGAAGCCAGTTTTAGTGGTCTGTCACCTGGAAAACACGGTTGGTCAATTAATGAATTTGGTGATCTGACAAGAGGTGCTGCAAGTACAGGGAAAGTGTTTAATCCATCAAATGAAGGAACTGCTAAACAG CCAGTTGGCGACCTGGGAACTCTAGATGTGGATAAGAACGGTGAGTCCTTTTACACTGGTGTCAAACAGCAGCTCAGGGTTGCTGATCTCATTGGGCGGTCAATAGCTGTTTATGAGACTGAAGATAGATCGGATCCAGGTCTGACGGCTGCAGTGATAGCCCGAAGTGCTGGGGTTGGTGAAAACTACAAGAAGATATGTGCATGTGACGGTACCACCATCTGGGAAGCAAGTGACAAAGATTTTGTCACCAGTAAGGTCTAA
- the LOC107930041 gene encoding subtilisin-like protease: protein MKRRSTKLVPEMGAICLVTLVFMFIVPLAVASKENGENSLSTYIVHLKKPKGVFAQAVDLDGWYRSFLPVTIPGQRTQMVFSYQNVVTGFAAKLTAEEAEAMKRKEGIKSVWPEKVYSLHTTHSPDFMGLQQNLGFWNQSNYGRGVIIGVLDTGITPGHPSFSDEGMPPPPAKWKGKCVFEGGCNNKLIGARSFVEGEVGPPADEEGHGTHTASTAGGNFVKGANVFGNANGTASGMAPLAHLAMYKVCGAGCSESAILAAMDAAVEDGVDVLSLSLGGGSIPFYMDSIALGAFTAIQKGVFVSCSAGNEGPSYGTLSNEAPWILTVGASTTDRSIAAVPKLGNGLTFDGESLYQPNDFPSMLLPLVYSGANGKAASAFCAPGSLKDVDVKGKVVLCERGGDIGRIDKGQEVKDNGGAAMILMNDKLNGFSTIADPHVLPATHVGYETGLSIQKYINSTMNPTATIIFKGTVLGKQTAPEVTSFSSRGPSLQSFGILKPDIIGPGVSILAAWPVSVENKTNTNSTFNMISGTSMSCPHLSGIAALLKSSHPDWSPAAIKSAIMTTASLVNLGGNTIVDETNTTADIFATGAGHVNPSKANDPGLIYDIQPDDYIPYLCGLNYTDEEVGTIVQQTVNCSSESIIAEAELNYPSFSILLAESGGSQTYTRTVTNVGPASSSYTYEVFVPTGVDVSVKPEEIAFTEVNQKQTYSVTFSRQKNISLPFSQGLLKWVSAQHDVNTPIVAIFE from the coding sequence ATGAAGAGAAGAAGTACTAAACTGGTGCCAGAAATGGGTGCTATTTGTTTAGTTACTCTTGTTTTTATGTTTATTGTTCCTCTAGCAGTTGCTAGCAAAGAAAATGGGGAAAACAGCTTGTCAACTTACATTGTTCACCTTAAGAAACCAAAGGGAGTCTTTGCTCAAGCAGTAGATTTGGATGGTTGGTACCGATCATTCCTTCCGGTTACCATCCCCGGTCAGAGGACACAGATGGTTTTTTCGTATCAAAATGTGGTTACAGGATTTGCTGCAAAGCTTACAGCAGAGGAAGCAGAAGCAATGAAAAGAAAGGAAGGGATCAAATCTGTTTGGCCTGAGAAAGTATATTCTCTACATACAACACATAGTCCTGACTTCATGGGTTTGCAGCAAAATCTTGGCTTTTGGAACCAATCAAATTATGGTAGGGGAGTCATAATTGGGGTTTTAGACACTGGAATAACCCCGGGTCACCCTTCATTCAGTGACGAAGGAATGCCGCCCCCACCAGCGAAATGGAAGGGGAAATGTGTGTTTGAAGGGGGATGCAATAACAAGCTGATTGGGGCAAGAAGTTTTGTAGAAGGTGAGGTTGGGCCACCGGCTGACGAGGAAGGTCATGGTACTCACACAGCAAGCACAGCTGGTGGCAATTTTGTGAAGGGTGCAAATGTTTTTGGCAATGCCAATGGCACAGCTAGTGGGATGGCACCTTTAGCTCACTTGGCAATGTACAAAGTATGTGGAGCGGGTTGTTCTGAAAGTGCAATATTGGCTGCAATGGACGCCGCTGTTGAGGATGGAGTGGATGTCCTCTCACTTTCATTAGGTGGTGGTTCAATTCCCTTCTATATGGACTCAATTGCCTTGGGTGCATTTACAGCTATTCAGAAGGGTGTATTTGTGAGCTGCTCAGCTGGAAACGAAGGTCCTTCCTATGGTACCTTATCAAATGAGGCTCCATGGATTCTTACAGTCGGAGCAAGCACCACTGACAGGAGCATAGCAGCTGTACCAAAGCTAGGGAATGGATTAACTTTTGATGGTGAATCCCTTTATCAGCCTAATGATTTCCCTTCAATGTTACTGCCTCTTGTATATTCAGGGGCAAATGGCAAGGCTGCATCGGCATTTTGCGCCCCGGGGTCATTGAAAGATGTTGATGTCAAAGGAAAAGTGGTTCTGTGTGAAAGAGGTGGCGATATAGGAAGAATTGACAAAGGCCAAGAAGTAAAAGACAATGGTGGCGCTGCCATGATTCTCATGAATGACAAACTTAATGGTTTCAGCACCATAGCTGATCCTCACGTACTTCCTGCAACCCACGTGGGTTACGAGACTGGTTTGAGCATCCAAAAGTATATAAACTCGACCATGAATCCAACAGCTACAATCATATTCAAAGGTACAGTACTAGGAAAGCAAACTGCTCCTGAAGTCACTTCTTTCTCCTCAAGAGGCCCAAGTTTGCAAAGCTTTGGGATCCTGAAACCAGATATAATTGGTCCTGGTGTAAGCATTCTAGCTGCATGGCCAGTTTCAGTGGAAAACAAAACAaatacaaactcaacattcaacaTGATTTCTGGCACTTCAATGTCTTGTCCTCATCTCAGTGGCATTGCTGCTTTACTCAAAAGCTCTCATCCAGATTGGTCTCCAGCTGCTATAAAATCTGCGATCATGACTACAGCTAGCTTGGTTAACCTGGGAGGTAACACCATTGTTGATGAAACAAACACTACTGCTGATATCTTCGCAACTGGTGCCGGCCATGTTAACCCATCTAAAGCAAACGACCCTGGCCTTATCTATGATATCCAACCTGATGATTATATCCCTTATTTATGTGGCTTGAATTACACTGACGAGGAGGTAGGAACAATTGTGCAACAAACGGTGAACTGTTCCAGTGAATCAATAATAGCTGAAGCTGAGCTAAACTATCCCTCATTTTCTATATTATTGGCAGAATCTGGTGGTTCTCAGACATATACGAGAACAGTGACGAATGTTGGACCAGCAAGCTCATCCTATACCTATGAAGTGTTTGTGCCAACAGGGGTGGATGTTAGTGTAAAACCGGAAGAGATTGCTTTCACAGAGGTGAACCAAAAGCAAACCTATTCGGTTACATTTAGCAGGCAAAAGAACATCTCCTTGCCGTTTTCCCAAGGACTTTTAAAGTGGGTTTCTGCTCAACATGATGTTAACACCCCAATTGTTGCCATATTTGAATAA